The sequence CCGCCCAGGCTCTTGGCCAGGGCGTAGTAGTCGCCGCGCAGACCGATGCCGGTGCCGGCGAGGAAGGTGCCGGTGCGGCCCATGCCGCTCTGCACCTCGTCCACGATGACGGGAACGCCGGCCGCGGCGCAGGCCGACTGGATCTGCGCGGCGCTCTCGGCGTCCAGGAGCTGGATGCCGCCCTCGCCCTGGACGGGTTCGAGGACGAAGGCACAGAGCAGCGGCAGCCGTCGGGTCACGACGCTGATCTCGTTGCCGGTGACGTCCAGGTCGAGGAGGTCGACACGCTCCTCCTCGAAGATCTTCGGCAGTGTCGGCAGCTCTTCGCGGGCAACGAAGCGGGCCGGTGTGCCGAGGGCCGCGAACGGGATGCGGTAGGCGGCGTTGTGGGTGAGCTGGACGCTGCCCATCAACTTGCCGTGGAATCCGCCCTCCAGGGCGAAGAGCAGCGGTTCGCAGGCCGCGCGGGCCGCGTTCACCTCGGTGATGCGGGCGGCGAGGGCGTCGATGCCGTCGGCCGCGAGGGCGGCGGCGTCCGGGCCCGCCGCGCAGGCGGCCTCCACCGGGATGGCCGCGGTGCCCGCCGCCACGGCGGCGCGGGCCGTCTCGATGTGCTCCGCGATCTCGGCCTGGAGCTCGGCGGCCTTCAGAGCACGGTCGAGTTCCGCGTGTTTCACGGCGATCTCGACAGCCTCGGCGCCGCTGTTGGCGAAGACGGCGTTGTACGTCTCGTCCTCGCCGGTCTCCCGGCTCACGATGGCGCTGAGCCGGGCGGCGAGCTCGGTCGCGTAGGGGTGCCGGGAGAACTGGGCGTGCACGGGCGCGCCCGCGGCCAGCATCTCCTGGGCCAGGGCCACGATTTCGGGGTGGTTGTGGCCGAGCATCAGCGAGCCGTAGCCACCGGCGAAGTCGACCACGGGGATCTCACGCCCCTGCTCGTCGAGCCGGTAGAGGTAGTCGCCCTCGGCGCGCACATAGTGGGCGTCGAGGCCAACGGTGGACAGCCAGCCGAGCAGATGGGATTCGGCGAGGTCTATGTCGTCCATGGTCCGGTGAAGCCTCCGTAGTCGTCAGTGGCCGGCCCGCGATCGAACGGTCCCCGGTCCCGGGCCGAGAGGCATGGACAGATACGCACAGCAGGCCGTGCAGGAATTCCTTGAGAGGCCGGCCTCCTGCTCGCTCTCCAAGGCCGCACTGGCCGCCGATTCGGCTGCCGCCGGGGCTAATTCACCGTAGCTCTTTGGTGAAATTCCAGGTCACTTGTGATTCTCATTCCGGTAACCAGCACCTCGTGGCCCTCAAGGGAGCGGAATGAGCGGCAAATTGACGCTGCGTCATCGCGGGGCGATAACTTGGCGCTCCATGGATCGCGCGACGTCCTTCCTGATCGACCTGCGAACGGGAGAGGGGAGAAACCCGCGGAAGAGTCGGACCGGAACGAAAGGGTGACACCAGTGGTGAACAGCAAGTGGTTCAGGCGATTCGGAGGGGCTTCGGACGGCGGGCTCAGGCTTGTGTGCTTCCCGCACGCGGGTGCCTCTGCGACCGCGTATCTGCGCCTGTCCCGGACTCTTCCCGAGGGCCTGGACGTCCTGTCCGTGCAGTATCCGGGGCGACAGGACCGGCGCCAGGAGCGGCCGTTCACCAGCCTCACCGCTCTCGCCAAGGCCGTTGCGGGCGAACTGGCCCCCTTCGCCGATCGGCCGTACGCGTTCTTCGGTCACAGCATGGGCGCGGTCGTCGCCTACGAGACGGCCCGGCTGCTCGCCGAGCGTCGACTGCCCGGCCCGCAAAGGCTCTTTGTGTCCGGGCGTGGCGCGCCGGGTCCGCGGCCGAATGTGCACGACCGGCTCGCTACGGACGCCGATGTGCTGGCCGCCGTCCGCAGACTCGGTGGCACCGAGCAGACCGTGCTCGACGACCCGGAGCTGCTGGAACTGGTGCTGCCCGTGCTGCGCGCCGACTACCGGGCGCTCGGCTCGTACACCTGGATGGACGGCCCTGCACTGACCGTGCCGGTGACCGCGCTGATCGGGAACAGCGACCCGGTAGTGACGGTCCAAGAGGCGGTGGAGTGGCGGGAGCACACGCGCGGCGCCTTCTCCTTGGAGGTGTTTCCCGGGGGCCACTTCTACCTGGACGATCAGCTGACCGGCGTCGCCACGGCGATCACGAACGGTCTGCTGACCGACGCGACCGCGGTCGCACCGTGACGTTGCCGCACCACTGCGGGAGCCGCAGTGGTGCGGCACGCGTCAGTCGCGGCTGCGCACCGGCACCCGCTCCACCCGTACGGCGCCGAGGTTGAGCTGCGGCAGGGGGGAGGTGTCCAGACGCATCAGCGTGCGCAGCAGGTGTCGTCGCCGGCCGTGCGGTGCCTCGTCACCGAGCGCTTCGTGTATCCAAGGCGTGGGCAGGGCGAGCTGTCCCTGGCGCACCCTCGAGAGCAGGATGTCGGACAGCCGGTCCACGGTGGCGTCTGTCAGATGCGGCAGCGTCAGCGTGGACCCCTGGGCTTGTCCGCAGCCCCATGTAGGCCTGCTGCGCAGCAGGTTCGGGCGAGCCGCCAGGATGACCATGAGGGGCGACGGGCCGGCGGCGCCGACGAACTGCTCCAGGAAGTCCAGGCTCGTGGCGTCCAGTTCGTGCCCGTCGTCGACGAAGACCACGAGCGGATGGTCGAGAGCCACGGCGTGCAGGAGCCTGACGCCGGCCGCCAGCAGTGCCTCCCGCCGGTGCGGCTTTGGCCCGCCGTCGCCTGCTGTGATCAACTCGGCGACACAGGCACCTACTTCGGTGGCCTCAGCCTGGTCCACGATGCAGGCGTAAGCGACCTGTCGCACCAGATCGGCGCAGGCAGCGGCGTCGGCAGCGGGTGCGGCGTCGCACAGCGCGACCAGGAGGTTCCGGAGCAGCCCGAGGGGCCGGCGGGCGCCTTCGGGGCCGCTCACCAGGAACTGGGCGTCGTCCCAGCGGGCCATGGCGCGGCGCTCGAATTCGAGTACCAGCCGCGTCTTGCCCACACCTCCTTCGCCGAGGACGGTGACGAGTTGTGAGACGGACCGGTGACGTGTCCGGCCGAGCAGGCCGCACAGCACGTCGAGTTCGTGGTCGCGGTCGACCACCGGGATCGAGGGGTGGGCGAGGGAACGCCACTGGACGGAGCGCGCCCGCCAGCCTGCCGCCGGCCCTCCGGAGTCGGTGTAGCTGACACCGGCGGTCCCGGCGGTATGCGTCCGTGTCCGTTCACAGGCCCGTGCCGTTCCCGCGGCCGTGTAGGCCATGAGGGTGCGGCAGGTGTCCAGTACGGGGCCGGTGACCATCGGCGGCGCATACCGGTCCGCGGCCTCGACCAGGTTGTGCAGCTGCGCTTCGCCGGTCACCACGGTTGCCCGGACGTTCACCGGTACCATTCCGTGCGTGCGCGGCTCCAGCATGGCAAGGGCCGTGGAGACCGCCCGCTTCGGTGCCTCATCTCCGGTGAACACGGCAAGCAACGCGGGACCCGCCGGCGCCGCGGCGGTGCCACCGAAGTAGTCCGTCGTGTGCCGCAGAGCATCCGCGACCGCAGTCAGCCCGCGCTCCACGCTCCGGTCGTTGTGGGGGGCGTGGCCGTCGACGGCGACCTGCACCATCACCACACTGCAGGACGTCTGTGCAACCCCCGCCTGCACAGACGTCTTGAGGGCGGTGAGAGCAAGCTCCGGATCCGGTGCGACCGATGACGGTTCGGCGGGTACGGGGTGTTCCGGCATGGCAGGCGGGGGTGAGGTGGGCACCGATCGGGTGTGTTCCTCAGCGTGCTCCCGGATTCGGCCCGGTGCCAGCAGAGAGTCGTCGTGGCGCAGTATGGCCTGCTGCAGCCACTGCAGTCCTCGGCCGGGCTCCAGACCGAGCTGCTCCACCAGCTGCTTGCGCATGCGGTTGTACGCGCTGAGCGCGTCGGTGTGCCGTCCGCACCGGTAGAGCGCAAGCATCAGCTGGCCGCACAGCCGCTCCCGCAGTGTCCCCGCTTCCATGGCCGTCTCGATCTCGCGCAGTACGGCGTGGTGGCGGCCGAGGGCGAGCTCCGCCTCGAAGTAGTCCTCCAGAACGTCGACCCGGGTGCTCTCCAGGCCCACCAGCTCCGGCCAGGTGAAGCCTGCCTCGACGAGATCGGCGAGGACGGCACCGCGCCACAGGCCCACGGCCTGCTGCAGGGTCTGCGCGGCGCTCAGCGCAGAGCCGCCCGAGAGCTGTGCCTGTCCTTCCTTGGCGAGCCGCTGGAACTCGAACACATCCACGTCCTCGGGGTCCAGTTGCAGCACATATCCGGGCGGGCGGGTGAGCAGCGACGGCCTGTCCTGGTCGGCTTGGCCGGAGTTGAGGGCACCGCGCAGGCCCCAGATGGCGTTGTGCAGGATCTTGCGTGCGGAGTTGGGCACTTCGTCGATCGGCCAAAGGGCATCCATCAGCGCGCTGGTGGAGACCACCCGGTTGGCGTTGAGCAGGAGAAAACCCAGCACGGCGCGCTGCTTTATGCCCTGTATCGGGATGCTCTCACCGTTGTCGGTGAGTTCCAGCGGCCCAAGAACATGGAACTTCATCGTGGTTCCTCGCTCCTCCCAGGAGAGACGGGGCTGACGTGGGCGCGTCACCGCGCCCATCACTGTGAACTGCAGGTTGGTCGGCCGCTCCGCCGTGGCATGCAGGTGGCGGAACTGCTGTCGGAGGGTGCGGGCGTCAAAGGTGGGGAGCCGGCTTGCTCATCTGCTCGGCCTGCCCTGTGGCTCGGTTCTGTCCGGCGTCCCGTCTCGGCTTCGCCGCGGATTTCACGGGAGAGAGGCGGCCAAACGGCGGCAATCGCACACCAGTTCAAGCAGAGTGGAAAGTGCGGTGCCGCAACGAGTGTCAGACCGGACGGCGACACATACAGGGAGAGTCCTGGCCGCCCCGCTTGCGCTCTTCGGCCGGTCCTTGACTTCTCACGCTTCAATACTGCGGGCACCTCGGCGCGGCAGGCCATCGGAACCTCAATAAGTCGCAACAGCAAGGTATCTGGACACGTCAATCGGTGCTTCCGGAAAGCCGATGACCGACTGATGACCACAAGGACCACCTGGGAACTGGATCGTGAGGGGTCCGTTCGGCCGGTGCCGGCGCGGGGAAACGTGTGGCACCGGCCGAACGGGGTTCTGGGAAGTCGGGCAGAAGCGGACCAGCACATCGCGGTCGCGGGGATCGCGGTGAGTGGGCTCCGTCTCAGGCCTGCCCCGCAACGGCTGCCGCACCGTCGACCACTGCGTGGTCGCGCTCCAGCCGGCCCACCGCCCTTGCGCCGCCCGGCGAGCCGAGCTCTTGGAAGACCTCGGCGCCTGCGCGCCCGAACGCGCTCCACTCCGCCGGGAGATCCTCCTCGTAGAAGATCGACTCGGCCGGGCAGACGGGCTCGCAGGCGCCGCAGTCCACGCATTCGTCGGGGTGGATGTAGAGCATGCGCGGGCCCTCGTAGATGCAGTCCACGGGACACTCGTCGATGCACGCCTTGTCCTTGACGTCTATGCAGGGCTGCGCGATTACGTAGGTCATGGGGACTCCTCATGATCGGATGCGGTGGACCCGGGCCTCAGCGGGCGACGGTCCAGGTGTCGTTGCCGGTGAGGAGGGCGGCGAGGTCGCCCTTGCCGTTCTGCTCGATGGCGGCGTCGAGTTGGTCGGACATCTGGGTGTCGTAGACGGGCCGGTCGATGTTGCGGAAGACGCCGATGGGGGTGTGGTGGAGGGTGTCGGGGTCGGCGAGGCGGGAGAGGGCGAAGGCGGTGGTCGGTGATGTCGTGCAGGCGTCGTGGATCACGATGTCGCTCTGGTTGGCCTCGGTGACTGTGACGACTTTCAGGTCGCCGGTGGCAGCATCGCGTACGACGCCCTTGCTCTGGTCGGCGCCGAAGCGGATCGGCTGCCCGTGTTCCAGGCGGATCACGGCCTCTTCGGCCTGCTGCTTGTCCTTGATCGCGTCGAAGGCGCCGTCGTTGAAGATGTTGCAGTTCTGGTAGATCTCGACGAGGGCGGTGCCCGGGTGGGCGGCGGCCTGGCGCAGCACTTCGGTGAGGTGCTTG comes from Streptomyces sp. DG2A-72 and encodes:
- a CDS encoding thioesterase II family protein, whose amino-acid sequence is MVNSKWFRRFGGASDGGLRLVCFPHAGASATAYLRLSRTLPEGLDVLSVQYPGRQDRRQERPFTSLTALAKAVAGELAPFADRPYAFFGHSMGAVVAYETARLLAERRLPGPQRLFVSGRGAPGPRPNVHDRLATDADVLAAVRRLGGTEQTVLDDPELLELVLPVLRADYRALGSYTWMDGPALTVPVTALIGNSDPVVTVQEAVEWREHTRGAFSLEVFPGGHFYLDDQLTGVATAITNGLLTDATAVAP
- the fdxA gene encoding ferredoxin translates to MTYVIAQPCIDVKDKACIDECPVDCIYEGPRMLYIHPDECVDCGACEPVCPAESIFYEEDLPAEWSAFGRAGAEVFQELGSPGGARAVGRLERDHAVVDGAAAVAGQA
- a CDS encoding aspartate aminotransferase family protein produces the protein MDDIDLAESHLLGWLSTVGLDAHYVRAEGDYLYRLDEQGREIPVVDFAGGYGSLMLGHNHPEIVALAQEMLAAGAPVHAQFSRHPYATELAARLSAIVSRETGEDETYNAVFANSGAEAVEIAVKHAELDRALKAAELQAEIAEHIETARAAVAAGTAAIPVEAACAAGPDAAALAADGIDALAARITEVNAARAACEPLLFALEGGFHGKLMGSVQLTHNAAYRIPFAALGTPARFVAREELPTLPKIFEEERVDLLDLDVTGNEISVVTRRLPLLCAFVLEPVQGEGGIQLLDAESAAQIQSACAAAGVPVIVDEVQSGMGRTGTFLAGTGIGLRGDYYALAKSLGGGLAKAAVMLARSSRYRPQFELVHSSTFAKDYFSTTIGLKVLDLLEADDGAAYRKAAERGEHLLAMLRSVQRDFPDVVGDVRGRGLMLGLEFQDQSGSEIEELRQHAEGATLGYALAGKLLRTHRVRTFPTASSPNTLRFEPSIHIGDDEIAQLESGLRDVCALLRVQDGAGLLEITPAA
- a CDS encoding BTAD domain-containing putative transcriptional regulator; translation: MKFHVLGPLELTDNGESIPIQGIKQRAVLGFLLLNANRVVSTSALMDALWPIDEVPNSARKILHNAIWGLRGALNSGQADQDRPSLLTRPPGYVLQLDPEDVDVFEFQRLAKEGQAQLSGGSALSAAQTLQQAVGLWRGAVLADLVEAGFTWPELVGLESTRVDVLEDYFEAELALGRHHAVLREIETAMEAGTLRERLCGQLMLALYRCGRHTDALSAYNRMRKQLVEQLGLEPGRGLQWLQQAILRHDDSLLAPGRIREHAEEHTRSVPTSPPPAMPEHPVPAEPSSVAPDPELALTALKTSVQAGVAQTSCSVVMVQVAVDGHAPHNDRSVERGLTAVADALRHTTDYFGGTAAAPAGPALLAVFTGDEAPKRAVSTALAMLEPRTHGMVPVNVRATVVTGEAQLHNLVEAADRYAPPMVTGPVLDTCRTLMAYTAAGTARACERTRTHTAGTAGVSYTDSGGPAAGWRARSVQWRSLAHPSIPVVDRDHELDVLCGLLGRTRHRSVSQLVTVLGEGGVGKTRLVLEFERRAMARWDDAQFLVSGPEGARRPLGLLRNLLVALCDAAPAADAAACADLVRQVAYACIVDQAEATEVGACVAELITAGDGGPKPHRREALLAAGVRLLHAVALDHPLVVFVDDGHELDATSLDFLEQFVGAAGPSPLMVILAARPNLLRSRPTWGCGQAQGSTLTLPHLTDATVDRLSDILLSRVRQGQLALPTPWIHEALGDEAPHGRRRHLLRTLMRLDTSPLPQLNLGAVRVERVPVRSRD